Proteins encoded together in one Mycolicibacter minnesotensis window:
- a CDS encoding histidine phosphatase family protein: MAKRIRGNVFAIVAAALAVTLALGGCSGTPHPRTITLTLVRHAESEANAAGILDTSVPGPGLTEKGRVQAQEIADQLSRNRHDGVYASSMVRTQQTAAPLARELGRQVQILPGLREISAGWFGDKPSSVAHSAYWLAPQAWLRGDRTAVIPGSIDGNQFNDEFSAAVQQIYDAGDTNPVAFAHGASIATWTLMNVTNPRDELLIDHPLPNLGKVVVKGSPTTGWTLVDWDGIRAF; the protein is encoded by the coding sequence ATGGCAAAACGCATCCGGGGCAACGTATTCGCAATCGTGGCGGCGGCGCTGGCCGTGACCTTGGCGCTAGGAGGGTGTTCGGGGACACCGCACCCCCGAACCATCACCTTGACTCTGGTCCGGCACGCGGAATCCGAAGCCAATGCCGCCGGAATCCTCGACACCTCGGTGCCCGGCCCGGGGTTGACAGAGAAGGGCCGCGTACAGGCTCAAGAGATCGCCGACCAGCTCTCCCGCAACCGCCACGACGGGGTCTACGCCTCGTCAATGGTGCGCACTCAGCAGACCGCCGCACCACTGGCTCGTGAACTCGGGCGTCAGGTGCAGATCCTGCCGGGGCTGCGCGAGATCAGCGCCGGCTGGTTCGGCGACAAGCCGAGTTCGGTCGCGCACTCGGCGTATTGGCTGGCCCCGCAGGCCTGGCTTCGCGGTGACCGGACCGCAGTCATCCCAGGCTCGATCGACGGTAACCAGTTCAACGACGAGTTCAGCGCTGCGGTGCAGCAGATATACGACGCCGGAGACACCAACCCGGTGGCGTTTGCCCATGGCGCATCCATCGCGACATGGACGCTGATGAACGTCACGAATCCCCGCGATGAGCTGTTGATCGACCACCCCCTGCCCAATCTGGGCAAGGTTGTGGTGAAGGGGAGCCCGACCACTGGCTGGACTCTGGTGGACTGGGACGGAATTCGCGCGTTCTGA
- a CDS encoding MaoC/PaaZ C-terminal domain-containing protein, whose product MALDPTAIGTTADPMLVEWTERDTMLYALGVGAGTADLAFTTENSHDTPQQVLPTYAVICCMGFAAAGKIGTFNPALLLHGSQEVRLFAPLPPAGSLQVVAEVADIQDKGEGKNAIVMLRARGTDPRTSEVVVETLATVVIRKAGGFGGQPGQRAVALSIPDSEPDSRTAYATREDQALLYRLSGDRNPLHSDPWFATTLAGFPKPILHGLCTYGFAGRALVAELGGGDASRVTAISARFTDPVFPGETLTTSIWRTEPGKAVFRTEAAGPDGANPRVVLDDGAVEFQA is encoded by the coding sequence GTGGCACTTGACCCCACAGCGATCGGTACGACCGCTGATCCGATGTTGGTCGAATGGACCGAGCGCGACACCATGCTCTATGCACTGGGGGTCGGTGCCGGAACAGCCGATCTGGCTTTCACCACCGAGAACAGTCACGACACCCCGCAGCAGGTGTTGCCCACCTACGCCGTCATCTGCTGCATGGGCTTCGCGGCCGCAGGCAAGATCGGCACGTTCAACCCGGCGCTGCTGCTGCACGGCTCGCAGGAGGTGCGGCTGTTCGCGCCGCTCCCTCCGGCCGGGAGCCTGCAGGTGGTAGCCGAGGTCGCCGACATCCAAGACAAAGGCGAGGGCAAGAATGCCATCGTGATGCTGCGGGCGCGCGGCACCGATCCCCGGACCTCCGAGGTGGTGGTCGAGACCCTGGCCACTGTGGTCATCCGCAAGGCCGGCGGCTTCGGCGGGCAGCCCGGGCAACGGGCGGTCGCGCTGAGCATCCCCGACTCGGAACCGGATTCCCGCACCGCCTATGCGACCCGGGAAGACCAGGCGCTGCTCTATCGGCTCTCCGGAGACCGCAACCCGTTGCACAGCGACCCGTGGTTCGCCACCACGCTGGCCGGTTTCCCCAAGCCGATCCTGCACGGGCTGTGCACCTACGGTTTTGCCGGGCGTGCGCTGGTCGCCGAGCTCGGCGGCGGCGACGCCAGCCGGGTCACCGCCATCTCGGCGCGGTTCACCGACCCGGTGTTTCCGGGGGAGACCCTGACCACCTCGATCTGGCGGACCGAGCCGGGCAAAGCGGTGTTCCGCACCGAAGCCGCCGGCCCCGACGGCGCCAACCCACGGGTGGTGCTCGACGACGGTGCTGTGGAGTTCCAGGCCTGA
- the otsB gene encoding trehalose-phosphatase: protein MSVTIDPRRHDAVLLLLDSGTDPTALTERLHHAGVRVVAVAPRSSAADLVHAAAGLAVRPGRCAVLTDSESGVIEARSAGFALVIGLGHDGGDAVLDALSALQVRAGDRPMSALPDAMAAAELRAPAHPAVFFDFDGTLSDIVDDPDAARPVSGAVDALRALAIRCPVAVLSGRDLADVRARVGLDGIWYAGSHGFELTDPNGAHHQNDTAAGAVPVLADAAAELGRQLSSIPGIMVEHKRFAVAVHYRNAARDRVGETMAAVRQVGRSSGLRVTTGREVIELRPEIDWDKGRTLHWLLDRMPGVRTPLFLGDDITDEDAFDAVAELSGAGIVVRHNDDGDRATAARYALDSPAQVAEFTARLATRLTD, encoded by the coding sequence ATGTCGGTCACGATCGACCCGCGCCGGCATGACGCCGTGCTGTTGCTCCTCGATAGCGGTACCGACCCCACAGCCCTGACCGAGCGCCTGCATCACGCCGGAGTGCGGGTGGTTGCGGTGGCACCCAGGAGTTCCGCCGCCGACTTGGTGCACGCCGCCGCCGGGCTGGCGGTGCGCCCCGGCCGGTGCGCAGTGCTCACCGACTCCGAATCGGGTGTGATTGAGGCTCGTAGCGCCGGATTCGCCTTGGTGATCGGCCTGGGCCACGACGGCGGCGACGCGGTGCTGGACGCCTTGTCTGCGCTGCAGGTACGCGCCGGTGACCGGCCTATGTCGGCCCTGCCGGATGCGATGGCCGCTGCGGAGTTGCGCGCACCCGCGCACCCCGCGGTGTTCTTCGACTTCGACGGGACTCTTTCGGACATCGTCGATGATCCCGACGCGGCCCGCCCGGTGTCCGGCGCGGTGGATGCGTTGCGCGCGTTGGCCATCCGGTGCCCGGTCGCGGTGTTGTCGGGCCGCGACCTGGCCGACGTGCGGGCACGCGTCGGCCTGGACGGGATCTGGTATGCCGGCAGCCACGGTTTCGAACTGACCGATCCAAACGGCGCCCACCACCAGAACGACACCGCCGCCGGTGCGGTGCCGGTGCTGGCCGACGCCGCCGCCGAGCTAGGCCGGCAGCTCAGCTCGATCCCGGGGATCATGGTGGAACACAAGCGATTCGCCGTGGCAGTGCACTACCGCAACGCAGCCCGGGATCGGGTCGGTGAGACCATGGCGGCGGTGCGCCAGGTGGGCCGCAGCAGCGGGCTGCGGGTCACCACCGGGCGCGAGGTGATCGAGCTGCGTCCCGAGATCGACTGGGACAAAGGCCGCACACTGCACTGGCTTCTGGATCGGATGCCCGGGGTAAGGACCCCCCTGTTCCTCGGCGACGACATCACCGACGAGGACGCGTTCGACGCGGTTGCTGAGCTGTCGGGGGCCGGAATAGTGGTGCGCCACAACGATGACGGCGACCGCGCGACCGCCGCCCGGTATGCGCTGGACAGCCCGGCGCAGGTCGCCGAGTTCACCGCCCGGTTGGCCACGCGCCTGACCGACTGA
- a CDS encoding universal stress protein: MSPLTGILVGVDGSPSSVAAVEWAAHDAALHNLPLTLVHVLASPVVMTFPETPMPPGYTEWQREQGEHHLRHAAEIAEAAGAPRVTAEIVVGSTVPTLVDMSREVSRLVVGSRGNGPLRRRLLGSVSSSLIRHAHCPVVVIHEAHPEGLSHPEAAPVVVGIDGSPVSEAATALAFEEASLRGVELIAVYAWHDTGLMDFPGLDPAVMASDGELALAERLAGWHERYPDVTVRRVVVDDRPADQLIDQSRAAQLVVLGSHGRGGFTGMLLGSVSQEVVQSAHTPVLVVRPT; the protein is encoded by the coding sequence ATGTCGCCCCTTACCGGAATCCTCGTCGGTGTCGATGGATCGCCGTCGTCAGTAGCAGCTGTCGAATGGGCGGCGCACGATGCCGCGTTGCACAATCTGCCGCTCACCCTGGTCCACGTGCTGGCCTCGCCGGTGGTGATGACCTTCCCCGAGACACCGATGCCGCCCGGTTACACCGAGTGGCAGCGCGAACAGGGCGAACACCACCTGCGCCACGCCGCCGAGATCGCCGAGGCGGCCGGGGCGCCGCGCGTCACCGCGGAGATCGTGGTGGGTTCGACAGTTCCGACGCTCGTGGACATGAGCCGCGAGGTCTCCCGATTGGTGGTCGGGTCCCGCGGGAACGGGCCGCTGCGTCGCCGACTGCTCGGATCGGTCAGTTCGTCCCTGATCCGGCATGCGCACTGTCCGGTCGTGGTCATCCACGAGGCGCATCCGGAAGGGCTATCCCACCCCGAGGCCGCGCCGGTGGTCGTCGGCATCGACGGTTCCCCGGTGTCGGAGGCCGCGACAGCGCTGGCCTTCGAGGAGGCTTCGCTGCGCGGGGTGGAGCTGATCGCGGTGTACGCCTGGCACGACACCGGCCTGATGGACTTCCCCGGACTGGACCCCGCCGTGATGGCCTCCGACGGTGAACTGGCGCTGGCCGAACGATTGGCCGGCTGGCACGAGCGCTATCCGGATGTCACGGTGCGCCGGGTAGTCGTCGATGACCGGCCCGCCGATCAACTCATCGACCAGTCGCGTGCGGCTCAGCTCGTGGTGCTGGGCAGTCACGGACGCGGCGGTTTCACCGGCATGCTGCTGGGCTCGGTCAGCCAAGAAGTGGTGCAGTCGGCGCACACGCCGGTCCTCGTCGTCCGGCCGACCTGA